From Streptomyces sp. NBC_00775, one genomic window encodes:
- a CDS encoding DUF4232 domain-containing protein gives MSNLRASRTRLVSAAATAVLAALSLTACNDGTGARDEGASATTTTANSPSGVPTSTSGSGSGSNSPSSSSSSASSGGKPATATTGPATDTSASKTPVSSGKPVTCEGSNTKTVAAPLNRPVNHMLLTVTNTGGKTCYLYGYPAIRFGEAQAVPPVIEESQPQAVVTLQPGESGYASVSLSATDGSGSNGHTEKSLAVYFRGRSGNESVGAGAHPSLPAKGVYVDDSLEVTYWQQSMDDAVTW, from the coding sequence ATGTCCAACCTCCGCGCCTCCCGCACTCGTCTTGTCAGCGCCGCCGCGACCGCCGTTCTCGCCGCGCTCTCCCTGACCGCGTGCAACGACGGAACAGGGGCCCGTGACGAGGGCGCCTCGGCCACCACCACGACCGCGAACTCCCCTTCCGGCGTTCCCACTTCCACTTCCGGATCCGGCTCCGGATCCAACTCCCCCTCGTCCTCCTCTTCTTCCGCCTCCTCGGGCGGCAAGCCCGCCACCGCCACTACCGGGCCCGCCACGGACACCTCGGCGTCGAAGACGCCCGTCTCCTCCGGCAAGCCGGTCACCTGCGAGGGGTCCAACACCAAGACGGTCGCGGCCCCGCTGAACCGCCCCGTGAACCACATGCTGCTCACGGTGACCAACACCGGTGGCAAGACCTGCTACCTCTACGGCTACCCGGCCATCCGCTTCGGCGAGGCCCAGGCCGTTCCTCCGGTCATCGAGGAGTCGCAGCCGCAGGCAGTCGTCACGCTCCAGCCGGGCGAGTCCGGCTACGCCTCCGTGAGCCTGTCCGCCACCGACGGCAGCGGCTCGAACGGCCACACCGAGAAGTCCCTGGCCGTCTACTTCCGCGGCCGCTCCGGCAACGAGAGCGTCGGCGCGGGCGCTCACCCGTCGCTGCCCGCGAAGGGCGTCTACGTCGACGACTCGCTCGAAGTCACGTACTGGCAGCAGTCGATGGATGACGCCGTCACCTGGTGA
- a CDS encoding helix-turn-helix domain-containing protein, with protein MSAATGAEETEAFARLLRELKDRSGLSYGALAKRLHMSTSTLHRYCNGTAVPIDYAPVERLARVCRATPQDLVELHRRWILADAARRRRADQVAPTGSAQGAASSAGSADATDSADAAHAAETVETVDPGSTASHGQGEGENGEPVVVDAPRDLAPPRRPHSRRTVLIASVAVAAVLGAVVLAVNLPSGGAGGRRAAGDTAVITGTVDAGKPSAAPSPSAKGHKPSASASASPTESEGAGSGTSKGGGKQGAAQSTGDGATDAVPLTVGTRPYVYDDPCSQHFLVDSEPEQVGPPASEQDAPRWAAAYGAVSSGEQRIALTVQGTGEETVVLEALHVRVLTKGAPLAWNDYSMGVGCGGGVGTKSFDIGLDNGSPTVTVKNGQRDFPYKVSESDPEVFYVNAHTEAHDVRWDLTLDWSSGSRRGTVHIDDNGTPFRTSADADRPGYDYPLGGGEWIKRES; from the coding sequence GTGTCAGCGGCAACAGGGGCCGAGGAGACGGAGGCCTTCGCGCGGCTGCTGCGCGAGCTCAAGGACCGCTCGGGGCTGAGCTACGGGGCGCTTGCCAAGCGGCTGCACATGAGCACGTCGACACTCCACCGCTACTGCAACGGCACCGCCGTGCCGATCGATTACGCACCGGTGGAGCGCCTCGCAAGGGTCTGCCGGGCAACGCCGCAGGACCTGGTGGAGCTGCACCGGCGCTGGATCCTGGCGGACGCGGCACGGAGGCGCAGGGCGGATCAGGTCGCGCCGACGGGTTCGGCTCAGGGGGCCGCCAGTTCGGCCGGCTCGGCTGATGCGACCGATTCGGCTGATGCGGCTCATGCGGCTGAAACGGTTGAGACGGTGGATCCAGGGTCAACGGCATCGCACGGACAGGGCGAGGGCGAGAACGGTGAGCCCGTTGTCGTAGACGCGCCGCGGGACCTCGCACCGCCCCGTCGTCCCCATAGTCGTCGCACCGTGCTGATCGCCTCCGTCGCGGTGGCCGCCGTGCTGGGGGCTGTCGTGCTCGCCGTGAACCTGCCGTCCGGCGGCGCGGGTGGCCGACGGGCGGCGGGCGACACCGCCGTGATCACCGGCACGGTGGACGCCGGGAAGCCGTCCGCCGCTCCGTCCCCCAGCGCGAAGGGACACAAGCCGTCCGCATCCGCCTCCGCGTCCCCCACCGAGTCCGAGGGGGCCGGATCCGGCACTTCGAAGGGTGGCGGCAAGCAGGGCGCGGCCCAGTCCACCGGCGACGGCGCCACCGACGCCGTACCGCTCACTGTCGGCACCCGTCCCTACGTCTACGACGACCCGTGCAGCCAGCACTTCCTGGTCGACAGCGAACCCGAACAGGTCGGCCCGCCGGCGAGCGAGCAGGACGCCCCGCGCTGGGCCGCCGCGTACGGGGCGGTGTCCTCGGGCGAACAGCGGATCGCCCTCACCGTCCAGGGCACCGGCGAGGAGACCGTCGTCCTGGAGGCGTTGCACGTACGCGTCCTCACCAAGGGCGCGCCGCTCGCCTGGAACGACTACTCGATGGGCGTCGGCTGCGGCGGTGGCGTCGGCACCAAGTCGTTCGACATCGGCCTCGACAACGGCAGTCCCACGGTCACCGTCAAGAACGGCCAGCGCGACTTCCCGTACAAGGTCAGCGAGTCCGACCCGGAGGTCTTCTACGTCAACGCCCACACCGAGGCGCACGACGTCCGCTGGGACCTCACCCTGGACTGGTCCAGCGGCAGCCGCCGTGGCACCGTCCACATCGACGACAACGGCACCCCGTTCCGCACCAGCGCCGACGCGGACCGCCCGGGCTACGACTACCCGCTGGGCGGCGGCGAGTGGATCAAGCGGGAGAGCTGA
- a CDS encoding phosphatase PAP2 family protein encodes MKSQICARIRYGITFSGWRQPRARLWAVVGVAALGFLIMLEIAARRYGLPGPMTNQVQEVIFAPKSGPLLYASMALMMVVLTWRQRFIAAGAAIGIDVVFALVRWAVDARTTDGQPFGNGALWVILGCGVIAVTRRTGRERVLLLKGVGLALLLVTGRKTGDTWLLVTSKTRPTVLDQYVATVDHALGNPSWPAGRIVEATGPIGFNFLDIVYGQLAVAAVVVALYQLRNVAVERRFPRHHLVRTFLAIGLLGPAIYMIFPVVGPVFAYGTGAEHWAAVSLWAQTPPNGHWAAADLWPETPPPLTTPHPMPFDEITPRNCMPSLHTAWATAIFVHSRTGPRILRYAGTFWLIATLCATLGFGYHYGADLIAGAVFALTIEAALRAHDHGWDRSGIQLVAYGAAVFAALLVSYRYLPMEMARHQWASGPLLILALTSVIYGYVRTTKLWESKPAPARQPESQLELA; translated from the coding sequence ATGAAATCGCAGATATGTGCACGAATAAGATACGGAATTACTTTCTCCGGATGGCGCCAACCACGGGCGAGACTCTGGGCCGTGGTGGGCGTGGCGGCCCTCGGATTCCTCATCATGCTGGAGATCGCCGCGCGTCGCTACGGCCTGCCCGGGCCGATGACCAACCAGGTGCAAGAGGTGATATTCGCCCCCAAATCGGGGCCGCTGTTGTACGCCAGTATGGCGTTGATGATGGTGGTGCTCACCTGGCGGCAGCGGTTCATCGCGGCTGGTGCCGCGATCGGTATCGACGTCGTCTTCGCGCTGGTGCGGTGGGCGGTTGACGCCAGGACGACCGATGGCCAGCCCTTCGGAAACGGCGCGTTGTGGGTGATTCTGGGCTGTGGGGTCATCGCCGTCACGCGCCGCACCGGCCGGGAACGCGTCCTGCTGCTGAAGGGCGTCGGGCTGGCCCTGCTGCTGGTGACCGGCCGCAAGACCGGCGACACCTGGCTACTCGTCACCTCGAAGACCCGCCCAACTGTGCTCGACCAGTACGTGGCAACCGTCGATCACGCGCTGGGCAACCCGTCGTGGCCGGCGGGCCGGATCGTCGAGGCCACCGGCCCGATCGGCTTCAATTTTCTCGACATCGTCTACGGTCAGCTCGCGGTCGCCGCGGTCGTCGTCGCGCTGTACCAACTGCGCAACGTGGCGGTCGAGCGCCGCTTCCCGCGCCATCATCTGGTGCGCACCTTTCTGGCGATCGGCCTCCTCGGGCCGGCCATCTACATGATCTTCCCGGTGGTCGGACCGGTCTTCGCCTACGGCACCGGCGCCGAGCACTGGGCGGCGGTCAGCCTGTGGGCACAAACGCCGCCCAACGGGCACTGGGCGGCGGCCGACCTGTGGCCGGAGACGCCGCCGCCGCTCACTACCCCGCACCCGATGCCGTTCGACGAGATCACCCCACGCAACTGCATGCCCAGCCTGCACACGGCGTGGGCCACCGCGATCTTCGTTCATTCCCGCACGGGCCCACGGATTCTGCGATACGCGGGCACGTTCTGGCTGATCGCCACGCTCTGCGCAACGCTGGGATTCGGCTACCACTACGGCGCCGACCTCATCGCCGGCGCGGTGTTCGCGCTCACGATCGAGGCGGCTCTGCGCGCGCACGACCACGGCTGGGACCGATCAGGAATCCAGCTGGTCGCTTACGGTGCAGCGGTCTTCGCCGCGCTCTTGGTGTCCTATCGCTATCTGCCGATGGAGATGGCCAGACACCAGTGGGCATCTGGACCCCTTCTCATTCTGGCGCTGACCTCGGTGATCTACGGCTACGTACGGACCACCAAACTGTGGGAATCGAAGCCCGCACCAGCGCGGCAACCGGAATCGCAACTCGAACTGGCGTGA
- a CDS encoding ATP-binding protein — protein MTTELTLLSQVACRGREITAPRLRGLLALLAEDLRTGCSTGRLVEGLWPDELPERPGKAAQVLVSRLRAQIGADLVVSTPTGYRLALDEAQVDSSALLLHEAASAERARAGDHAGSLAQAEAGLALWDGSTGAGAEEDLRDPVVALRADRGRTHRALVRFRALALARTGWREEAAAPLAGLARELPRDEEVLAELLRCEAATAGRAAALTRYDAYRRGLRDELGTDPGPGLRSVYQELVRADAPTVRHGVPHEPNPLLGRDADVTAVGELLRAVRVVTVVGPGGLGKTRLSHAVSRAAEQPVVHFVTLAGVLADDDVAGEVASAVGAGEGGRFSGGGDAVSGIVAALGAGPALLVLDNCEQVIPGAADLVQALVSRSKELRVLATSRAPLGLTSESVYALPELSPATSIELFEQRARAARPGVELPADKVAEICRHLDGLPLAVELAAARVRVLSVADISHRLRDRFALLRGGARDAPERHRTLQAVVEWSWNLLEPDGRAALRALSVFPGGFTEDSAQWVLGESADALTLLEQLAGQSLIKVGDSPSGVRFHMLETLREFSAARRAEAGEEETVTGRFLLWARDFGRAHHDVLFSGGPQRPWILIGAEQDNLVLALRYAMVRADGPTIAALTAALGSLWATGSNYARLAALADDTAGPLSHFRPGPENPDDVETARSAATVCTASLFMGRGPYAVRHLVTLRRLPPASPDTVARALAIVLCAFPEIHPPRYTRLRELCDADAPMLAGMASGVASYVWEAEHETERALECARRMLGALGHMGNPAMRLLSHGRISELCLKLGYGAEAYDHLRAALSALDEVGDWSDTIGVRSGLVLACLQRGDVDEAEYWMSLAAHDQQPESAEVFNTDLPARAEIALARGLTEVGLGLWRQAVERIREGVLQYADDPFVDPWSLTIQSAALSAHAQCGRLEPVSRLAEQLRERLLGMLSGSPGDGPPAQLPVYGTVLTALGFAGLAGGDRSAVRLLALAERMPAVREYPSLSSARSRQAAENADRAAYDDARSTYAALGRDELRAAALHQLNSAAHG, from the coding sequence GTGACGACCGAGTTGACCCTGCTGTCCCAAGTCGCCTGTCGCGGGCGGGAGATCACCGCCCCCCGGCTGCGCGGGCTGTTGGCATTGCTTGCCGAGGATCTGCGCACCGGCTGCAGCACAGGGCGGCTGGTGGAGGGTCTGTGGCCGGACGAGCTGCCGGAGCGGCCGGGGAAGGCCGCGCAGGTCCTGGTGTCGCGGCTCAGGGCGCAGATAGGGGCCGACCTGGTCGTGAGCACGCCGACGGGGTACCGGCTGGCGCTGGACGAGGCGCAGGTCGACAGTTCCGCGCTGCTGCTGCACGAGGCGGCGAGCGCCGAGCGCGCGAGGGCCGGGGATCACGCGGGCTCCTTGGCGCAGGCCGAGGCGGGCCTGGCTCTGTGGGACGGGAGTACGGGCGCCGGGGCGGAAGAGGACCTGCGCGATCCGGTGGTGGCGCTGCGCGCCGATCGGGGCCGGACGCATCGTGCGCTGGTCCGCTTCCGGGCGCTCGCGCTCGCCCGGACGGGGTGGCGGGAGGAGGCGGCGGCGCCGCTGGCCGGGCTGGCCCGCGAACTGCCGCGCGACGAGGAGGTGTTGGCGGAGCTGCTGCGGTGTGAGGCCGCGACCGCCGGGCGGGCCGCGGCGCTGACCCGCTACGACGCCTATCGCCGCGGGCTGCGGGACGAGCTGGGGACCGATCCGGGGCCCGGACTCCGGTCCGTGTACCAGGAGTTGGTGCGGGCGGACGCGCCGACGGTCCGGCATGGTGTGCCGCACGAGCCGAATCCTCTGCTGGGGCGGGATGCCGATGTCACCGCCGTGGGCGAGTTGCTGCGCGCGGTGCGGGTGGTCACGGTCGTCGGTCCCGGTGGGCTCGGCAAGACCCGGTTGTCCCACGCGGTGAGCCGGGCGGCCGAGCAGCCCGTCGTTCACTTCGTCACCCTGGCCGGTGTCCTCGCCGACGACGACGTCGCCGGTGAGGTCGCCTCGGCCGTCGGTGCCGGGGAAGGCGGGCGGTTCAGCGGGGGCGGGGATGCGGTGAGCGGCATCGTCGCCGCGCTGGGCGCCGGGCCCGCCCTGCTGGTCCTCGACAACTGCGAGCAGGTGATCCCCGGCGCGGCGGATCTCGTACAGGCGCTGGTGTCGCGGTCGAAGGAGCTGCGGGTCCTGGCCACCAGCCGGGCTCCGCTGGGGCTGACCTCGGAGTCGGTGTACGCCCTGCCGGAGCTTTCGCCGGCGACGTCGATCGAGCTCTTCGAACAGCGGGCGCGGGCCGCCCGGCCCGGCGTGGAACTGCCCGCCGACAAGGTGGCCGAGATCTGCCGCCACCTGGACGGGCTGCCGCTGGCCGTCGAACTCGCCGCGGCCCGGGTCCGGGTGCTCTCCGTGGCCGACATCTCGCACCGGCTGCGGGACCGTTTCGCGCTGCTGCGCGGCGGCGCCCGCGACGCGCCCGAGCGGCATCGCACACTGCAGGCCGTGGTCGAGTGGAGCTGGAATCTGCTGGAGCCCGACGGGCGGGCGGCGCTGCGGGCGTTGTCCGTGTTCCCCGGCGGGTTCACCGAGGACTCGGCCCAGTGGGTGCTCGGAGAGAGCGCGGACGCGCTGACCCTGCTGGAACAGCTGGCCGGTCAGTCGCTCATCAAAGTGGGTGACAGTCCTTCCGGGGTGCGCTTCCACATGCTGGAGACACTGCGGGAGTTCAGTGCCGCCCGGCGCGCCGAGGCCGGTGAGGAGGAGACGGTGACCGGCCGGTTCCTGCTCTGGGCCCGGGACTTCGGGCGGGCACACCACGACGTGCTGTTCAGCGGCGGCCCGCAGCGCCCGTGGATCCTCATCGGGGCCGAGCAGGACAACCTCGTCCTGGCCCTGCGCTACGCGATGGTCCGCGCCGACGGGCCCACCATCGCGGCTCTCACCGCCGCGCTGGGCTCGCTGTGGGCCACCGGCTCCAACTACGCCCGGCTCGCCGCCCTCGCCGACGACACCGCCGGGCCGCTGTCCCATTTCCGTCCCGGCCCCGAGAACCCCGACGACGTCGAGACGGCCCGCAGCGCGGCGACGGTGTGCACGGCCAGCCTCTTCATGGGCCGCGGCCCCTACGCCGTACGCCATCTCGTCACGCTGCGCCGACTGCCGCCCGCCTCGCCGGACACAGTGGCGCGGGCGCTGGCCATCGTGCTGTGCGCCTTCCCGGAGATACACCCGCCGCGGTACACGCGGCTGCGGGAACTCTGCGACGCCGACGCGCCCATGCTGGCGGGCATGGCTTCGGGCGTCGCCAGTTACGTATGGGAAGCCGAGCACGAGACGGAGCGCGCGCTGGAGTGCGCCCGTCGGATGCTCGGCGCGCTGGGGCACATGGGGAATCCGGCCATGCGGCTGCTCAGCCATGGGCGGATCAGCGAGCTCTGCCTGAAGCTCGGGTACGGCGCGGAGGCTTACGACCATCTCCGGGCCGCGCTGAGCGCGCTCGACGAGGTCGGCGACTGGTCGGACACGATCGGTGTCCGTTCGGGGCTGGTGCTCGCCTGTCTGCAGCGCGGGGACGTCGACGAGGCGGAGTACTGGATGAGTCTCGCGGCCCATGATCAACAGCCGGAGTCCGCCGAGGTCTTCAACACCGATCTGCCGGCCCGGGCGGAGATCGCGCTGGCCCGCGGGCTGACCGAGGTCGGGCTCGGGCTGTGGCGCCAGGCGGTGGAGCGGATACGGGAGGGCGTCCTGCAGTATGCCGACGATCCGTTCGTGGATCCGTGGTCGCTGACGATCCAGTCGGCCGCGTTGTCGGCGCACGCGCAGTGCGGCCGGCTCGAACCGGTGTCCCGGCTGGCCGAGCAGCTGCGGGAACGGCTGCTCGGGATGCTGTCCGGCTCCCCGGGCGACGGCCCTCCGGCTCAACTTCCGGTCTACGGCACGGTGTTGACGGCGCTCGGCTTCGCCGGGCTGGCCGGGGGCGATCGTAGTGCCGTACGGCTGCTGGCGCTCGCGGAACGGATGCCCGCGGTACGGGAGTACCCCTCCCTGTCCTCGGCCCGTTCCCGGCAGGCCGCCGAGAACGCCGACAGGGCGGCCTACGACGACGCGAGGTCGACGTACGCCGCCCTGGGGCGGGACGAGCTGCGGGCCGCGGCCCTGCACCAACTCAACTCCGCGGCTCACGGTTGA
- a CDS encoding ABC transporter permease — protein sequence MSTAGYAFRDNLTMLRRNLLHARRYPSLTLNLLLTPVILLLLFVYVFGNVMSAGITGGHANRDDYVAYLVPGILLLTVAMTSLGTAVAVCTDMTEGIMARFRTMAISRASVLIGHVIGSVIQTLMALVLVLGIGLAIGFRPDATPVEWIAAAGLLALVSLALTWLAVGIGLISPNPEGASNIGTPLVMLPFLSSAFVPVDAMPGWFRWFAEYQPFSSAIETLRGLLLGSEIGTKNAVLAVGWCLGLTVLGYLWSKAKFNREPRS from the coding sequence ATGAGCACCGCCGGCTACGCGTTCCGCGACAACCTCACCATGCTGCGGCGCAACCTCCTGCACGCCCGCCGCTACCCCTCCCTCACCCTGAACCTCCTGCTCACCCCGGTCATCCTGCTGCTGCTGTTCGTGTACGTCTTCGGCAACGTGATGAGCGCCGGCATCACCGGCGGCCACGCCAACCGTGACGACTACGTCGCCTACCTCGTCCCCGGCATCCTTCTCCTGACCGTGGCCATGACCTCGCTCGGCACCGCGGTGGCCGTGTGCACCGACATGACCGAGGGCATCATGGCCCGCTTCCGCACCATGGCGATCTCCCGCGCCTCCGTGCTGATCGGCCACGTGATCGGCAGCGTGATCCAGACGCTGATGGCTCTGGTGCTGGTCCTGGGCATCGGACTGGCCATCGGCTTCCGGCCCGACGCGACGCCGGTGGAGTGGATCGCGGCGGCCGGACTGCTGGCTCTGGTCAGTCTCGCGCTGACCTGGCTCGCGGTCGGCATCGGCCTGATCAGCCCCAACCCCGAGGGGGCCAGCAACATCGGGACGCCGCTGGTCATGCTGCCGTTCCTGTCCAGCGCGTTCGTGCCGGTGGACGCCATGCCGGGCTGGTTCCGCTGGTTCGCCGAGTACCAGCCGTTCTCGTCCGCCATCGAGACCCTGCGCGGGCTGCTGCTGGGCAGCGAGATCGGCACCAAGAACGCGGTGCTGGCCGTCGGCTGGTGCCTGGGGCTGACCGTGCTGGGCTACCTGTGGTCCAAGGCGAAGTTCAACCGTGAGCCGCGGAGTTGA
- a CDS encoding ATP-binding cassette domain-containing protein: MTTTTHELAIAATGLRKSYGDKTVLDGIDIQVPVGTVFSLLGPNGAGKTTVVNILSTLICADGGQARIAGHDLTAEAQAVRGAIGVTGQFSAVDGLITGEENMLLMADLHHLSKREGRQVTADLLERFDLTEAAKKPASTYSGGMKRRLDIAMTLVGSPRIIFLDEPTTGLDPRSRHTMWQIIRELVSDGVSVFLTTQYLDEADQLADRIAVLNGGSIVAEGSAEELKRLVPGGHVRLRFSDPVAYEQAATALRETTRDDESLTLQIPSGGSQRELRAILDWLDAAGIEADELSVHTPDLDDVFFALTASPVPAPSTSKETVR; encoded by the coding sequence ATGACAACAACGACCCACGAACTCGCGATCGCAGCCACCGGGCTGCGGAAGTCCTACGGGGACAAGACCGTCCTCGACGGCATCGACATCCAGGTGCCCGTCGGCACGGTCTTCTCCCTCCTCGGGCCGAACGGCGCCGGCAAGACCACGGTGGTCAACATCCTGTCGACGCTGATCTGCGCCGACGGCGGACAGGCGCGGATCGCCGGGCACGACCTCACCGCCGAGGCCCAGGCGGTGCGGGGCGCGATCGGTGTCACCGGCCAGTTCTCCGCCGTGGACGGACTGATCACCGGCGAGGAGAACATGCTCCTCATGGCGGACCTGCACCATCTCTCCAAGCGCGAGGGGCGGCAGGTCACCGCCGATCTGCTGGAGCGGTTCGATCTCACCGAGGCCGCGAAGAAGCCCGCCTCCACCTACTCCGGCGGCATGAAGCGCCGCCTCGACATCGCCATGACCCTGGTCGGCAGCCCGCGGATCATCTTCCTCGACGAGCCGACCACCGGCCTCGACCCGCGCTCCCGGCACACCATGTGGCAGATCATCCGCGAGCTGGTCTCCGACGGCGTCAGCGTCTTTCTCACCACCCAGTACCTGGACGAGGCCGACCAGCTCGCCGACCGCATCGCGGTGCTCAACGGCGGCAGCATCGTCGCCGAGGGCAGTGCCGAGGAGCTCAAGCGGCTCGTCCCCGGTGGCCACGTACGGCTGCGCTTCTCCGACCCGGTGGCATACGAGCAGGCGGCCACCGCCCTGCGCGAGACCACCCGCGACGACGAGTCGCTCACCCTGCAGATCCCCAGCGGCGGAAGCCAGCGCGAACTGCGCGCCATCCTCGACTGGCTGGACGCCGCCGGCATCGAGGCCGACGAGCTGTCCGTGCACACCCCGGACCTGGACGACGTGTTCTTCGCCCTGACCGCAAGCCCCGTCCCCGCCCCCTCCACCAGCAAGGAGACCGTCCGATGA
- a CDS encoding GntR family transcriptional regulator encodes MTSLPASLLGDLDPTSDRAVFRQIADQLREAIDRGRFKEGEKLPSEAELVEHYGVSRMTVRNSFSLLQGEGLVAAEHGKGVFVRLRPPVRRLASDRFARRHREQGKSAFIVEADAAGSHPQVDGLEVKEEKASKDISTRLGSVRRVLARRRRYLLDGRPVEFATSYIPLDIARGTQIAEPNPGPGGIYARLEELGHHLDHFEEEIRARMPSPTEVKTLRLASGVPVIHLIRTAYDTDGRAVEVCDTVMAADAYVLSYQLPAT; translated from the coding sequence GTGACCTCGCTCCCGGCCAGTCTGCTCGGCGATCTGGACCCCACGAGTGATCGTGCGGTGTTCCGGCAGATCGCCGACCAGCTGCGTGAGGCCATCGACCGTGGGCGGTTCAAGGAGGGCGAAAAGCTCCCCTCGGAAGCCGAACTCGTCGAGCACTACGGCGTTTCCCGGATGACCGTCCGCAACTCGTTCTCCCTCCTCCAGGGCGAGGGCCTGGTCGCCGCCGAGCACGGCAAGGGCGTGTTCGTCCGACTGCGTCCGCCCGTGCGACGGCTGGCCTCCGACCGGTTCGCCCGGCGCCACCGGGAACAGGGGAAGTCCGCGTTCATCGTCGAAGCGGATGCCGCCGGCAGTCACCCGCAGGTGGACGGCCTGGAGGTCAAGGAGGAGAAGGCCAGCAAGGACATCTCCACCCGGCTCGGGTCCGTACGGCGCGTGCTCGCCCGCCGGCGCCGGTACCTGCTGGACGGGCGGCCGGTCGAGTTCGCCACCTCGTATATCCCGCTCGACATCGCGCGCGGTACGCAGATCGCCGAACCCAACCCCGGACCCGGTGGCATCTACGCCCGCCTTGAGGAACTGGGGCACCACCTCGACCACTTCGAGGAAGAGATCCGTGCTCGGATGCCCTCGCCCACCGAGGTCAAGACGCTCCGGCTGGCCTCCGGTGTGCCGGTGATCCATCTGATCCGTACCGCGTACGACACCGATGGGCGGGCCGTCGAGGTCTGCGACACCGTCATGGCGGCGGACGCCTACGTCCTTTCCTACCAGCTCCCGGCGACCTGA
- a CDS encoding NUDIX hydrolase, translated as MSVAGVIVDDQGRALLIQRRDNGQWEPPGGVVEREETLPEALQREVLEETGIKIALPATLTGVYKNMTGLIVSLVFRCQAADGTPTIGDETRALRWATREEVTDLADEAYAIRVPDALDSPDGASPPAIRAHDGVKLV; from the coding sequence GTGAGCGTTGCCGGAGTCATCGTCGACGACCAGGGCCGGGCCCTCTTGATCCAGCGACGCGACAACGGCCAGTGGGAACCTCCGGGTGGCGTTGTCGAGCGCGAGGAAACCCTCCCCGAGGCACTCCAGCGCGAAGTCCTCGAAGAAACCGGCATCAAGATCGCGCTTCCCGCGACCCTCACCGGCGTCTACAAGAACATGACGGGCCTGATCGTGTCCCTGGTCTTCCGCTGCCAGGCCGCCGACGGCACGCCCACCATCGGGGACGAGACCCGCGCACTGCGTTGGGCCACCCGCGAAGAAGTGACCGACCTCGCCGACGAGGCGTACGCGATCCGCGTCCCGGACGCTCTCGACTCCCCCGACGGAGCCTCCCCGCCGGCCATCCGCGCCCACGACGGCGTGAAACTCGTCTAG
- a CDS encoding ATP-binding protein: MHEYTSTARVWGLTCPGFPEEVSRARRWTRDILRGSPLAEDAELIVSELSANAILHTASGRESGTFHLALAVSAQVVALSVTDDGGTGAAPKVQHQAEDAEHGRGLGMVSVIAHRVVVHDSHNGHTVTAELFTDTRPGDHPC, from the coding sequence ATGCACGAGTATACGAGCACTGCGCGGGTCTGGGGGCTCACTTGCCCAGGTTTCCCGGAAGAGGTCAGCAGGGCCCGGCGCTGGACGCGGGACATCCTGCGCGGATCGCCCTTGGCGGAGGACGCGGAACTGATCGTGAGCGAGCTGAGTGCGAACGCGATCCTGCACACGGCCAGCGGTCGGGAGTCCGGCACCTTCCATCTGGCGCTTGCGGTCTCCGCGCAGGTGGTCGCCCTGTCGGTGACGGATGACGGGGGCACCGGCGCGGCCCCGAAGGTCCAGCACCAGGCCGAGGACGCGGAGCACGGCCGAGGCTTGGGCATGGTCAGCGTGATCGCACACCGGGTCGTGGTCCACGACAGCCACAACGGCCACACGGTCACTGCGGAACTCTTCACTGACACCCGCCCAGGAGACCACCCGTGCTGA